GCGGGACGCGGGCGACGCCCAGGGTGCGCAGTTCCGCCCGGCGCTCCAGCCCGGCGGGCAGCAGCGTGGGCAGCACCTCGGCGAGGACCCGCACGGTGTCCGCACCCGCTCCCTCGACGATCTCGGCGTCCCGGGGCCGCAGCGCATCGGGCAGGTCGTCGCCCTCGCGGGGAGGAAGGGCGGGCGGCAGGAAGGAGGTCCGCGGCAGCCGCTGAAGAATGGCTTGTCGCAGGGCGCCGTCCAGCTCGCCCTTGCCGAGCGGGCCGGGCACCAGGCCGATGATCCCGGAGGTCACCGGCCGCCAGTCGGCGAGGAGTTCGGTGTAGGCGTCGGCCGCGCGCTGGACGAGGAAGTCGGTCAGCGGGCCGGGGGCGGCGTGCCGGCGGGTGGAGTCCAGCGGGAACGAGGCGATGAGCAGCGCCGGGACGCCGAGGGGTTCGTCGCTCGGGGTGGGGGCGTGCACGACCGCGCTGGTGCGGGGCCGGGCCGGGCTGCCGTCGCTGTCCACGGGGACGGCCCAGGTGACGGACCAGTGGGGCCGCAGCCGCTCCTCGACGGGCCGGTCGGTGAGGAGGTCGGGGGTGAGGGGGCCGTGAGCCGCCGCGGTGCGCCAGTGGGTGACGCCGTGGACGGAGTCGTCGACGACGGTGAAGGCACCGTCGGTGCGGCGGGTGAGGGTCCGCGGGCTCTCCCCGTTGATCTCGACGACGAGCTCTTCGAGTCCGGGGAGGGTGAGCAGCAGGGCGTCGTCGACGGCCCGCAGCAGCCGCTCGGCGAGATCGGCGGCCGGGGTGTCGCGCAGCGGCAGGATGACGGCGGTGTCGTACGGGGCGGGTGCGGTGCCCTCGGCGGCGTACGGGAGGCGCAGCAGCGGTACGTGTCCGTCCCGGCGCCGGACCTCGTCCCCGAGGCCGGGGCTGTGCCGGGCGGTCTCGGCGGCCAGTGCCCTGGCCTCGGCGAGCGACCACCGCACACCGCCGTGCCGGCCGACGACGGCGGGCTCGTCGGTGACGGAGAGGACGGCGGCGAACCCGACACCGAACCGTCCCACGGAGGACGTGTCGCGGGGGTCCCGCTTGGCCGAGGCGCGCAGCGTGGACAGGGACTCCACTCCGGCGGCGTCCAGCGGGGCGCCGGTGTTGGCGGCGACGAGCACCCCGTCGCGCAGGGTGAGCCGCAGCCGTCCCGGCACGCCGGCCCGGGCCGCCGCGTCGGCGGCGTTCTGGGCGAGCTCCACGACGAGCCGGTCGCGGTAGCCGCCGAGGACCAGGTCCTCCTCGGCGTTGGCGTCCTCGCGGAACCGGGCGGGGCTGGTGGCCCAGGCGTCGAGGACACCGCGCCGCAGGCGGGCGGTACCGAACGGATCGGCCCCCTCGGCGGCGGGCCGCACGAACTTGCTGCTCACGTTCCGTTCCTTCTCCTCGTCTACGTGAGGACGAAGGTACCGCCTGGAACCCACCCACCGCCCGCCCGCCCGACGCGGCCCACGACCGCCCGCCCGGACACACGCGGGAACAACCACGGGCCGCCCGACCGGACACGAGCCCCAGTGTCAGGCCAACCGCCGGGGACACGACCGGGCGCAGGCACCGGAGCCAGGCGGAACGCCGGCGACACGGCCGGGCAGGAGCGCGGAAACCAGGCGGAACGCCACGGCCTCGGCAGCACAACCGACCCCGTCCCAGGCCAACCACCGGCCGCTCGACCAGGCGCGAGCCCCAGTGCCAGGCCAACCGCCGGGGACACGACCGGGCGCAGGCACCGAAGCCAGGCGGAACGCCGGCAACACGTCCGGACACGGACCCCGAAGCCAAGCAGAGCGCACGCGTCACAGCCGGGCACGAACCCGGAGCCAGCCGGGGCGCCGGTGGCCCCGTCAGGCGCGGGCCCGGAGCCGGGCGGGGTGTCAGAGACTCGGCAGTGCAGCGCCCCAGTCCCGTTCAGCCGCCGGAGGCTACGAGTGGCCCAGTTCCTCCGTGTCCTCGTCCGCCGTCGGGGTCACCGAGCCGGAGTCCGAGGACGGGCGCAGGGGGAAGGGGTCGACGCGGGTCTCGTCGATGACCGGGGCGGGCGGCTGGGGCGGGCGCGGCATGACCGCGGCCTCGGAGTGGCCGCCGCAGCCGTAGGCGAGGGAGACCAGGCGGCCGTCGGCCGGGGAGAACTCGTTGGCGCAGGCGCCGAAGGCCTGGCCGAGGGAGCCGCCGATGGGCACGAGGAAGCCGCAGCTGACACAGCGCGCGGGGGCCGCCTGGGCCATGGGCGTGTTGGGGCCGAACGCCTCCTCCCAGCGGTCGGCCGCGGCGTGCAGGCCGTAGCGGGACAGGACGCGGGCCCGTCGCATGCCCAGTTCCTCGGCGACGGCCGGGATCGAACCGCGGGAGGGGGTGCCGGCGAAGCCGGACGGCGGGCCCGTGGTGAGGTCCGCGTCCTCCGCCTCCACCAGGTCGGCCATCTCGTGCGACACGGGCGACTTCGGCGCCGGTTCGTCCTCGCCCGAGTAGCCCGGCTCCAGCCGCAGGTCCTCCGCGTCGGTGGGCAGCAGGTCGCCCGGCCCCAGGTCGCCGGGCCGCAGCCGCTCGCTCCACGGCACCCACTCGGGTGCCAGCACCGCGTCCGGGCCGGGCAGCAGCGCGGCCTCGTCCACGGTGACGATCTTCGCCCGGGACGCCCGGGCCACCGTCACGGCCCAGCGCCAGCCCCGGTACCCGAGCTCCAGGCACTGGAAGAAGTGCGTGACGACGCGGTCCCCCTCGGAGACCAGCCCCACGTGCTCGCCGACGATGCCCGGCGCGGCGGCCTCCTCGGCTGCGGCGCGTGCGAGGTCGACGGCCTCGGCGCACAGACGGTCAGGGGTGCGGCTTCGCGTTGTCGCTGCGCTCACAGGTATCGCTTCTCTCCATACGCCGTCTCACGAGTGCGCCACTCCCGGCACAGGGGCGGACGGAGCGGACCGGGGGACCGCGTCGACGTCCTTCATCCATTTTGCGGGATGGCTGAGATACGCACGCTACCCTTCCGCCCCACTTCGCGTACACCGACGGTCCTGTTGCACCGCCCACCCGCCCCGGACCGCCACCCCGTACGGTCACCCCACAGGCCCTATACAAGCGGTAATGGCACTAGCCACGGCGTTATCGGGGCACTATGACGTCGTGGCAGCCGCGAAGACACCCCCGGGCGCCACCGGCACCGGTGGATCGAAAGGGATCAAGGGAAGCAGCCGACTGAGCGGACCGGGCCGTCTGGGCGGCTCCTTCCGCGCGATCGGCCGTGCCCTGCACTTCCCCGTGACCGGTACGGCCCGCGGCATCCGCAAGGCCACCCACGCGCACGGCGCCGGCGAGTCCGGTCTCGGCAAGTTGATCGAACTGCACGGTGTGAACGGCGCCGGAGACATGATGATCACCGTCGCCCTCGCGTCGACCGTGTTCTTCTCCGTGCCGACCGACGAGGCCCGCGGCCGGGTCGCGCTGTACCTCGCCATCACCATGGCGCCCTTCACCCTCCTCGCGCCGGTGGTCGGCCCCCTCCTGGACCGCGTCCCGCACGGCCGCCGCGCGGCGATGGCCTGCGCGATGCTCGCCCGGGCGCTGCTCGCGATCGTCCTGTCCGGCGCGGTGGTCAGCGGCGGCCTGGAGCTGTATCCGGCCGCGCTGGGCGTCCTCGTCTCGTCGAAGGCGTACGGCGTGGTCAGAAGCGCCGTCGTGCCCCGGCTGCTGCCGCCCCGGTTCTCCCTGGTGAAGGCCAATTCGCGCGTCACCCTCGGCGGGCTCCTCGCCACCGGCATCGCCGCGCCGGTCGGTGCCGGGCTCCAGCAGATCGGGCCGCGCTGGCCTCTCATCGGCGCCTTCGTGATCTTCGTAGCGGGAACGTTCCTGTCGTTCAGGCTGCCGCCGAAGGTCGACTCCGCCAAGGGCGAGGACCGTGCCCTGCTGGCGGCGGACGAGCAGCACCTGCACGGCTTGCACCGGCAGCCCGTCAAGCGCCCCGGGCTGCGCACGGTCGGCCCGGCCGTCACCCACGCCCTGGCCGCCAACGCCGCCATCCGTTGTCTGACCGGGTTCCTGATCTTCTTCCTGGCGTTCCTGCTGCGCGAGCACCCGGTCTCCGGGCAGAGCGCCGCCGTGTCGCTGGGGATAGTGGGCGTGTCGGCGGGCGTGGGCAACGCGCTCGGTACGGCCGTCGGGGCGTGGCTGCGGTCCCGGGCGCCGGAGATCATCATCGTGACGGTCGTGGCGTGCGTGGCGGGCGCGGCGATCACGGCGGCGGCGTTCTTCGGCGCGGTGCTGGTGGCCGGTCTGGCGGCGATCGCCGGGTTCGCGCAGGCCCTGGCCAAGCTGTCGCTGGACGCGCTGATCCAGCGGGACGTGCCCGAGAGCGTCCGTACGTCGGCCTTCGCCCGTTCGGAGACGCTGCTGCAGATGTCCTGGGTGCTGGGCGGGGCGATCGGTATCGCGATGCCGCTCAACGGCACGGCCGGGCTGGCGGTGGGCGCCGCGATCGTCGGCGTCGGGTGGCTGACGACCGTGCGGGGGCTGATCGGCTCGGCCCGGCGCGGGGGCTCGGGGCGGGCGCGTGTCGCGTAGGGCCCGTCCGGCCGACCTCCGGCAGGGCTCCGGTGATCGATCTCCGGTAGGGCCCCGGTGATCGATCTCCGGTAGGGCCCCGGTGATCGATCTCCGGTAGGGCCCTTCTGATGGATCTCCCGGGGAGCCATACCCCGCGTGGGCGGTGCGACCCGCGCGCCCTATAGCCTTCGCCCATGAACACGTTGCAATCCGTTGTGCGACGCCGCCGCGCCGTCGCCGTCGCCGGCGTCGTATCCGCCGGACTGCTCGTCCTGTCGGCCTGTGACAAGCCGACGCCGGTCGCCACGGTCACCGTGGGCAGCGACTCGGTGAACTCCGAGGCCACCTGCGGCGGCGAGGGCGACGCCCTGAAGCCGTCCGACCTCACCGGGTGCCTGAAGGACAAGGGCATCAAGACCATCTCCGTCGACCCGGACGAGACGGTGCGCTTCGGTGTCGACCCCGAGATCGCCGACAACGGCTGGACGATCCTGATGAACGGTCAGCCGCTGACCGACTCCAGCACGAAGACCTACCGCACGATTCCGGGCAGCGTGTTCTTCAACGCCCAGTACGGCGCGCAGGGCAACTCGACGCTGGTCTCCATCAAGGAAGGCGACAAGGACACCTCCGGGCTCTGGAACTTCAAGCTCAAGAAGGACGCCTGATCGCTGCCGCCGGGCCTGGCCGGGTGCTTGTGGCCACCGCTGTTCCCGTGGAGAGGGACGCTGTGGCCGCGGGCCTGGGGGTGCCCCCGGGGTCCGATGAAGCGGTACCCGGCGCCGCCGGGCGTTCGTTCGATGTGATCGCCGCCGGTGTCGGGCCCGCGCGCGCCGCCGCCTCCACCGCCTCCGCGCTCACCGCCGCCGCCCTGAAGGGCGCTCCCTACGGCCTGGTCGTCTCGGCCGGGATCGGGGGCGGGTTCCTGCCCGGGGCTCCCGTGGGGTCGCTCGTGGTCGCCGACGAGATCGTCGCGGCCGATCTGGGGGCCGAGACCGAGGACGGGTTCCTCCCGGTGACCGAGCTCGGGTTCGGGACCGTCAGGCACGAGCCTCCGGCGGAGCTCGTACGGCGGGCCGCCGGGATCACCGGGGCGCGGGCCGGGGCCGTGCTCACCGTGTCGACCGTGACCGGGACGGCCGCCCGGGCCGCCGCGCTGCGGAAGCGGCACCCCACCGCCCTCGCCGAGGCCATGGAGGGCTTCGGTGTCGCCGAGGCCGCCGCCGCGCAGGGGGTGCCCGTGCTGGAGATCCGGGCGGTCTCCAACCCCGTCGGGCCGCGTGACCGTGCCGCCTGGCGGATCGGCGACGCCCTGGCAGCCTTGACCGAGGGGTTCGGGAAGCTCGCGCCCGTACTGGAGAGTTGGAACCGGCATGACAGTTGAGCTGCAGATCGCGTACTCGCCCTGCCCGAACGACACGTTCGTCTTCGACGCCCTCGCCCACGACCGCGTCCCCGGCGCCCCCGCGCTCGACGTGACCTTCGCCGACATCGACATCACCAACGGCATGGCCGAGCGCGGCGAGTGCGACGTGCTGAAGGTGTCGTACGCGGTGCTGCCCTACGTCCTCGACGACTACGCCCTGCTGCCCTGCGGGGGCGCGCTGGGGCGGGGCTGCGGGCCGCTGGTGCTGACGCGGGAGGCGGACGTCAACCTCACGGGGCGGACCGTCGCGGTGCCCAGTGAGAGGTCCACCGCCTATCTGCTGTTCCGGCTGTGGGCCGCGGACACGCTGGAGGGCGGGATCGGCGAAATCGTCGTCATGCCGTTCCACGAGATCATGCCGGCCGTGCGGGACGGCAAGGTCGACGCGGGGCTCGTGATCCACGAGGCGCGCTTCACGTACCGGAACTACGGGCTGCACAAGCTCGCCGACATGGGCGAGCACTGGGAGAACACCACGGGGCTGCCGATCCCGCTGGGCGCGATCATCGCCAAGCGGTCGCTGGGCGAGCAGAAGCTGCGGCTGCTGGCCGACTCGATCCGCACGTCCGTGCGCGCCGCCTGGGACGATCCCGAGGCGTCCCGGCCGTACGTCATGGAGCACGCCCAGGAGATGGACCCGGCCGTCGCCGACCAGCACATCGGGCTGTACGTCAACGAGTTCACGGCGGACCTCGGCGAGGACGGCTACGCGGCCGTGCGCGGGCTGCTCACACGGGCCGCGGCCGAGGGACTCGTACCGCCCCTCGGCCCGGACGCGCTGCGCTTTCCCTGAGGTCTCAGACGTCCAGCTGGTCGGCGACCGCGCGTAGCAGGCCGGCGATCTTCTTGCCGGCGGTCTTCTCGGGGTAGCGGCCGCGCTCCAGCATCGGAGTGATGTTCTCCAGGAGGGTCGTCAGGTCCTGGACGATGGAGGCCAGCTCGTCCGGCTTCTTGCGGGTCGCGGCGGCGACGGACGGGGTCGGGTCCAGGATCGTCAGGGACAGGGCCTGGTCGCCGCGCTGCCCGGCGACGACGCCGAACTCCACGCGCTGACCCGGCTTGAGCGTCTCGACTCCGGCGGGGAGGACCGAGGAATGGACGAAGACGTCACCGCCGTCGTCGCGGGAGAGAAAGCCGAAGCCCTTCTCGCTGTTGAACCACTTGACCTTGCCGGTGGGCACGTCTGTCCTCGTCCTCGTACTCGTCGGAAAACTGCTTCTGGAAACGGCTCTTGATAGCACTCGGGCGGGCCGTACGGACCCGCCGGTACCAAGGCTAATGCTCTTGCAGCCGGTGACAAGACGTCACCCGGTTGTTCCTTCGCGCTGGGAACTACCCTGGTGGGGTGCGTGACAAAACCCAAACGAATTCCGCCGCTCCCGGCGACCGCCTGGTCCGTGCCGGAGCCGTCGTCTTCTTCATCGGTTCCCTGGCCACACTGGTCACGGTCGCCCCGCTGTTCCTCGGGACGACTCCCTTTCCGACATACATGTTCGGATTGAGCATGCTCATGGCCGTCGGATTCCTGGTGGCCGGTGCGGGAGTGCTGCGTTCCGTGACGGCGGGCCGCCGTCAGGCGCGCGCGGGGCGGTAGTCCGAAAGCCACCGCGGGAATTCGGTCAGATCGGTGAGGACGACGTCGGCGCCCGCCGCGCGCAGTTCCTCTTCGGGGCAGGGGCCGGTGGCCACGGCGACCGAGAGCGCGCCGGCGGCCCGGGCGCCGCGGACGTCCCCCACGTGGTCGCCGACGTAGACGCCCGCGTCGTGCTCGCGCAGGGCCTGCGCCTTCTGCTCGGCCCACAGGTCGCCGACGACCGCGTCGGGCTCTATTCCCAGGTGGGCGAGGTGCAGCTTGGCGTTGGGCTCGTACTTGGCGGTGACGACCATCGCCCGTCCGCCGGCCTCCCGTACGGCCGCGATGGCCTCCCGGGCGCCGGTCATCGCCGGGGTCGCGGTGATGGCGATGGCCGGGTACATCTCCCGGTACAGGTCCGCCATGGCCGCGACCTCCTCGGCCGGGAACCAGTTGATCAGCTCCTCGGCCAGCGGCGGCCCGAGCCGCGTGACCGCCAGGTCGGCGTCGATGTACGTCCCCGTCCGCTCGGACAGCGCCTGGTAGCAGGCGCGGATGCCGGGCCGGGAGTCGATGAGGGTCATGTCGAGGTCGAAACCGACGGTGAGCGCGGGCGGGGTCATGAAGGCCATATGGGCCATTGTGCCCAGAGGGCGTGAACGCCAGGCGTCCGGCTGGGGGGCTCTAGCGCGAGCGCTGTGAACGCCACACCAGGAACAGGGCCGACGCCACCGCCGCGCCCCTGACCACCCACGGCCAGGTCTCCGACACCGCGGCGTTCATGTGGCCGTCGGCGATCGGGTCGCCCCAGCGGCCGTTCATCCGGCCCCACAGCCAGACCAGGCCTCCCGCCACCGAGAGGCTCGGCAGGATGACGACCGCCCATTTCGTCTCGGCCTGGGTGAGGCGCCGGGAGGCGTAGGCGATGAGCCATCCGAGCAGGAGGACGAACCAGTTGCCGAGCACGGCACCGGCGACGAGGAGGCCCGCGGCGATCAGGAGGAGCGGGTTGCTCCAGCTGGTGGTGGGCAGGCGCGGGAGCCGGCGGCGGCCGCCCTTCTCGGTCACCTCGGCCGTCTCGACGACCGGGGCGGTCTCCTCGGCGTCCGGCTGCTCCTTCTCGGCCTTGCGCGGCGCCGGCGGCTTCAGCAGGTCCGGCACCTCCACGCCGCCCACGAACCCCGGCACCTCGTCGCCCACGCCGAACGGGCTGCTGTCCACCCGCCACCAGTCCGGCCGGAGCGCGCTGTCGCCGAGCTCGTGCCCGGCGGCCAGGTGCGGCGGGGCCGGGCCGTCGGAGGGCGCGGGGTGCGGCTCCCCGGCGGACCGCGCCGGCCGGGGACGCGGCACGACGCGCCGCATGACGCCCTTCGCCCGCTCCTCCGGCTCGGCCTCGCGCTGCACGGGGACGGCGGCGGGGGCGGCGCCGTGCGCCTCACCACCCGTACCGTCCGCCGCGGCGGTCACGACGTCGTCGGGGCTGCCCAGGCGGGACAGGATGCGGCGGACGGCGGCGGGCGAGTCGACGGTGGCCTTCGCGCGGCGCTTGTCGATCTCGTTGCGCAGGTCCGCGACCAGGCGCATACGGGTGGCCGACGACAACTGCCGCTGCTGGGCCACGTCGCCGACGCGGCTCAGATACTCGTAAACGACCTGGTCGCTCTCAATCCCCACGAAGTCCCCTCCGGGGCGGGTGCGTTGCGTGACGCCGTCGCACGACGGTACCGCGAGTGCCCGCGAAGCGGCCAAAACCCCGTCCCGCGTACGGGGGCGAGGCGGCGCACAGTCCACCCGGGCCGGGGAAGCGACCCGCTACCGTGGACCGGATGAGCACCGAGGACAGGCCCCCGGCCCCCCGCTCCCTCGCGGAAGCGCTCCGCGCGCGGGGCGACGCTTCGCTGGGCGCGCTCCTGCGCAGCCGCCCGGATCTCATCACGCCCGTCCCCACCGACCTCACCCAGCTCGCGACCCGCGCGGGCACCCGTGCCTCGGTCGTGCGGGCGCTGGAGCGCCTTGACCGGTTCGCGCTCCAGACGGCGGAGGCGCTGGCCGTGGCGGCGGACCCGGCGACGTACGGCGAACTGCTCGGACTCATGGCCGGGGACGACGCGGACCCGGCCGTCGTCGCCGCGCTGCCGCACGCCCTGGACCTGCTGCGCGAGCAGGCCCTGGTGTGGGGCGACGACGACCGGCTGCGGCTGGTGCGCACGGCGCGTGAGCTGCTGGCGCCCTCGCCGCAGCACCCCTCGCCGACCGGCCTCGGCCCGACGGTCCAGGAGGCCACCGCCGGGATGTCGCCGGGGCGGATCCAGGAGATCGTCACCGCCGCCGGACTGGCCTCGACGCACGACTCGGTCTCCGCGGTGACCGCCCTGGCCGGCCTGTTCACGGACCGGTCGCGGATGGCCGCGCTGCTCGCCGACGCCCCGCCCGACTCCCTCGACGTGCTGGAACGCCTGGTGTGGGGGCCGCCGTACGGGCAGGTCACCGCCGATCCGGCGCCGCGGCTGCGCTGGCTGCTGGACCGCGGACTGCTGCTGCCGACGGCGCCCGGGACGGTCGTCCTGCCGCGCGAGGTCGCGCTGCATCTGCGGCGCGGCCTGGCGCACCGGGCGCCCGAGCCCGTGCCGCCGGTCGTGGAGACGGCGGCCGTTCACCGTCCACAGGTTGTGGACAGCGCGGCGGCCGGGCAGGCGTACACCGCGCTCGCCACCGTCGAGGAGCTGCTGAAGGACTGGGACGAGGGCGGGCCCGCGGTGCTGCGGGCCGGTGGGCTCAGCGTGCGCGACCTGAAGCGGACCGCCGTCGCGCTCGACCTGCCCGAGCCGGCCGCCGCGTTCTGGGTGGAGCTGGCGTACGCGGCGGGGCTGATCGCCTCGGACGGCGAGGCCGACGAACGGTACGCGGCGACCCCGGCGTACGACGAGTGGCGGGAACTGCCCGCCGCCGAACGCTGGTCGCGGCTGGTCACGGCCTGGCTCGCGGCGACCCGCACGGCCGGTCTGGTGGGCGGGCGGGACGCGAAGGACCGTTCGCTGTCCGCGCTCGGGCCGGGCCTGGACCGCTCGGCCGCGCCCGAGGTGCGGCACCGGGTGCTGGCACTGCTGGCCGGGCTGCCGGAGGGCGCCGCGCCCGCCGCCGGATCGGTGCTGGCCCGGCTGCGCTGGGAGCGGCCCCTGCGGGGCGACCGGCGCGAGGACGATCTGCGCGGCCGGCTCGCCGAGTGGGCGCTGTCCGAGGCGGAGCTGCTGGGCGTCACCGGCCGGGGCGCGCTGTCGGCGCAGGGCCGGGCGCTGCTGGGCGCGCCCGCGGCGCCCGCGCCGGCCCCGGAAGCGGAACCCTCCGGGCCGGGGGACAAGCTGCCCGTCCACCACCATCACCGCCCCGCCCCGCTCGCCCCACTCTCCCCCGCCGAACAGGCCGTGGCCTCGGCCGCCGCGGCCCGGCTGCTGGCGCCGCTGCTGCCCGAGCCGCTGGACCACGTGCTGCTCCAGGCCGACCTGACGGCGGTGGCGCCCGGCCCGCTGCAACGGCCGCTCGCGGACATGCTGGGCGTGCTGGCGGACGTCGAGTCCAAGGGCGGGGCGACCGTCTACCGGTTCACGCCCGGCTCGGTGCGGCGGGCGCTGGACGCCGGGCAGGCCGCCTCCGACCTGCACGCCTTCCTCGCCGCGCACTCCCGCACGCCGGTGCCGCAGCCCCTCGCCTATCTGATCGACGACGTGGCCCGGCGGCACGGCCACCTCCGGGTCGGCGCGGCCTCGGCGTACGTGCGCTGCGACGACGACGCGGTGCTCAGCGAGATCCTCGCCGACAAGCGGGCCGCCGGGCTGGGGCTGCGCCGGCTCGCCCCGACCGTGCTGGCCGCGCAGGCCGACCCCGCCGGGCTCCTGGAGGGCCTGCGGGCGATGGGGTTCGCGCCGGCCGCCGAGTCCGCCGAGGGCGATGTGCTGATCACCCGCGCCCTGGCCCATCGCACTCCGCCGCGCACCGCGCCCGAGCCGGTCCCGGACGGTCCGCCGGTCCCCGACGACACCCTCCTGGCGGCCGCGCTGCGCGCGATCCGGGCCGGCGACCTCGCCTCCACCACCCCGCGCAAGCCGGGCACGGCCCCCGCGGCCAACGGCGAGCTGCCCCGCACGGGTGCCGCCGAGACCCTCGCCACCATGCAGGCCGCCGTCCTCACCGGCGAGGCCCTGTGGATCGGCTACGTCAACGCCGATGGCGCGGCCAGCCAGCGGGTCATCGCCCCGATCCGTGTCGAGGGCGGCTTCGTCACGGCGTACGACCACACCGCGGACGAGGTCCGCACCTATCCGCTGCACCGGATCACCGGGGTCGCCGAGCTCGCCGACGACGCGGGCTGACCTCCGCTCGCGGAGCGTCACCCGTTCGGGTGCAGGCGGGCGTTCATGCACGCCACGCCGGGGAGGTCCCACGCTCGGGCGACCTTCCCGGGCGTGCCGCATCCCGCCGTGTGCGCGGGGGCAGCCACCGGGTGTCCTGTGAGCTCCGCCGAAAGGAAGTCCGCGCATGCGCACCGTCCGCCGAGTCGCCGCCGTCCTCGCCGCCGCCGCCCTGATGACGTTCGGGGGGCTCGCCACCCCGGCCTCCGCGGTGAGCATCGACGTCGCCGGTCTGGTCCTCGAGACACCGCAGATCTGATCCGCTCCCCCGCACCCGGAGGGCCGGCCCAGGCGCCGGGCCGGCCCGCGGTGCGGTGTCCGTCGTCTCTCAGCCCTTGAAAGGCGTCTCCACCGTGAAAGTCCTCTCAGCCCGTGAAAGGCACTGTCACCCTCATGCGTGAGAACCTGCCCGCCGCCGCTCTCTGTGCCGTCGCGCTCGTGGGGGCGCTCGCGCCCTGCGCCGCCGCGGCCCCCGCGCTGCCGCTGCCCCTGCCGGTCGCCGCCGTGGAGCCGCTGGTCACCGAGGGGGTCACGATCGAAGGGCCGCTGGTCCAGAACGTCAGTCTGCCCACGCTGAAGTAGCGCGACGCGTCCGGTAGCTGTCCCCGTCCAGCCGTACGACGTCGGCGTGATGGGCGAGCCGGTCCGTCAGCGCCGGGGCGGACGGGCCGAGCACCTCGTCCCAGCGGCCGAGCGGCCGGTCGGCGGTCACGATCAGCGAGGCCCGCTCGTAGCGGTGGGCGACGAGCTGGAAGAGCAGGCCCGCCGCTGCCGTGTCGAGGGGCGTGTAGCCGACCTCGTCGACGATCAGGAGGGGGTGATCGTCGAGCGCGGTCAGCTCCGCGTCGAGCCGCCCGGCGGCCCGGGCGTCCGCGAGCCGGGCGGCCCACTCGGCGGCGGTCGCGAACAGCACCCGGTGCCCGGCCTGGCAGGCGCGCACGCCCAGGGCGACGGCCAGGTGGGTCTTGCCGGTGCCGGGCGGGCCGACGAAGACCACGTTGCGCCGGGCGGTGACGAAGTCCGCCTTGCCGAGCCGCGCCACGGCCTCCCGGTCGAAGCCCCGGGGGTGCTGCTCGTCGAAGTCCTCCAGCAGCTTGCGCGCGGGGAACCCGGCGGCACGGATCCGGGCCTCGGCGTCGGCGTCCGGGTCGGGCTGCCGTGGGAGGGCGGCGGTGACCGGCGGCGCCTCGGGTTCCGGGTTCGCCTGATGCCGGTCTTCGTGGTCGCGACCCCGTGAACGCTCGACCTGTGTGTGAGCGGGCTGGCCGTGTCCGGCCTGGGCGACCATCGGGCCCGACATATAGGCGAGGATCGCCGCCGAGGCGATGAACGCCATGTGGATCACCGTCCCCCACAGCAGGGCGTGCTGGGAGGTGTGGTGGACGTCCACGAACATCTGGAGCAGATGCACGGAGGAGATGCCCACGATCGCCGTGGCGAGCTTGACCTTC
The Streptomyces tuirus genome window above contains:
- a CDS encoding MFS transporter, which encodes MAAAKTPPGATGTGGSKGIKGSSRLSGPGRLGGSFRAIGRALHFPVTGTARGIRKATHAHGAGESGLGKLIELHGVNGAGDMMITVALASTVFFSVPTDEARGRVALYLAITMAPFTLLAPVVGPLLDRVPHGRRAAMACAMLARALLAIVLSGAVVSGGLELYPAALGVLVSSKAYGVVRSAVVPRLLPPRFSLVKANSRVTLGGLLATGIAAPVGAGLQQIGPRWPLIGAFVIFVAGTFLSFRLPPKVDSAKGEDRALLAADEQHLHGLHRQPVKRPGLRTVGPAVTHALAANAAIRCLTGFLIFFLAFLLREHPVSGQSAAVSLGIVGVSAGVGNALGTAVGAWLRSRAPEIIIVTVVACVAGAAITAAAFFGAVLVAGLAAIAGFAQALAKLSLDALIQRDVPESVRTSAFARSETLLQMSWVLGGAIGIAMPLNGTAGLAVGAAIVGVGWLTTVRGLIGSARRGGSGRARVA
- a CDS encoding DUF2771 domain-containing protein; protein product: MNTLQSVVRRRRAVAVAGVVSAGLLVLSACDKPTPVATVTVGSDSVNSEATCGGEGDALKPSDLTGCLKDKGIKTISVDPDETVRFGVDPEIADNGWTILMNGQPLTDSSTKTYRTIPGSVFFNAQYGAQGNSTLVSIKEGDKDTSGLWNFKLKKDA
- a CDS encoding futalosine hydrolase codes for the protein MELQAQEGRLIAAAGPGRVLVATAVPVERDAVAAGLGVPPGSDEAVPGAAGRSFDVIAAGVGPARAAASTASALTAAALKGAPYGLVVSAGIGGGFLPGAPVGSLVVADEIVAADLGAETEDGFLPVTELGFGTVRHEPPAELVRRAAGITGARAGAVLTVSTVTGTAARAAALRKRHPTALAEAMEGFGVAEAAAAQGVPVLEIRAVSNPVGPRDRAAWRIGDALAALTEGFGKLAPVLESWNRHDS
- a CDS encoding DUF3027 domain-containing protein translates to MSAATTRSRTPDRLCAEAVDLARAAAEEAAAPGIVGEHVGLVSEGDRVVTHFFQCLELGYRGWRWAVTVARASRAKIVTVDEAALLPGPDAVLAPEWVPWSERLRPGDLGPGDLLPTDAEDLRLEPGYSGEDEPAPKSPVSHEMADLVEAEDADLTTGPPSGFAGTPSRGSIPAVAEELGMRRARVLSRYGLHAAADRWEEAFGPNTPMAQAAPARCVSCGFLVPIGGSLGQAFGACANEFSPADGRLVSLAYGCGGHSEAAVMPRPPQPPAPVIDETRVDPFPLRPSSDSGSVTPTADEDTEELGHS
- a CDS encoding HAD family hydrolase encodes the protein MAHMAFMTPPALTVGFDLDMTLIDSRPGIRACYQALSERTGTYIDADLAVTRLGPPLAEELINWFPAEEVAAMADLYREMYPAIAITATPAMTGAREAIAAVREAGGRAMVVTAKYEPNAKLHLAHLGIEPDAVVGDLWAEQKAQALREHDAGVYVGDHVGDVRGARAAGALSVAVATGPCPEEELRAAGADVVLTDLTEFPRWLSDYRPARA
- a CDS encoding 1,4-dihydroxy-6-naphthoate synthase: MTVELQIAYSPCPNDTFVFDALAHDRVPGAPALDVTFADIDITNGMAERGECDVLKVSYAVLPYVLDDYALLPCGGALGRGCGPLVLTREADVNLTGRTVAVPSERSTAYLLFRLWAADTLEGGIGEIVVMPFHEIMPAVRDGKVDAGLVIHEARFTYRNYGLHKLADMGEHWENTTGLPIPLGAIIAKRSLGEQKLRLLADSIRTSVRAAWDDPEASRPYVMEHAQEMDPAVADQHIGLYVNEFTADLGEDGYAAVRGLLTRAAAEGLVPPLGPDALRFP
- a CDS encoding cold-shock protein, producing MPTGKVKWFNSEKGFGFLSRDDGGDVFVHSSVLPAGVETLKPGQRVEFGVVAGQRGDQALSLTILDPTPSVAAATRKKPDELASIVQDLTTLLENITPMLERGRYPEKTAGKKIAGLLRAVADQLDV